One Aneurinibacillus migulanus genomic region harbors:
- a CDS encoding helix-turn-helix domain-containing protein, translated as MSIQRIGEVVREIRKYLNISQTELAKGICTQALISKIEKGEVIPSAEILYYIAKRLGITLDYFFDRMENPQFTYVQEFFYQIRKLIRERNYEEVSLLIKAERNNPIFRNRENRQFLSWHEGICAYYLEHNLRKSMEFLYEALDLAVSMENYTEKEIEILNSIGIIYSEEGRYKEALEIFSRAIRHMNGITFVQDYTIYLRLFYNYAKVLTQLEDYKLSLQYCDKGLMLCLQHEYLYLFGELHYQKAENLLCLRHMEQALDFFHKSLMIFELQQNHTFVEYVKKRLQEIEQEHRA; from the coding sequence ATGAGTATTCAACGAATCGGAGAAGTCGTTCGGGAAATCCGAAAGTATTTAAACATCTCGCAGACGGAACTTGCAAAAGGAATTTGTACCCAGGCGCTCATCAGCAAAATTGAAAAGGGTGAGGTCATTCCCTCAGCTGAAATCCTCTATTACATTGCCAAGCGTTTAGGCATTACACTCGATTACTTTTTCGATCGAATGGAGAATCCACAGTTTACGTATGTACAGGAGTTTTTCTACCAAATTCGCAAGCTGATCCGGGAACGTAATTATGAAGAAGTTTCATTGCTTATTAAAGCGGAACGTAACAATCCGATTTTCCGTAATCGGGAAAACCGCCAATTTCTTTCCTGGCATGAAGGCATTTGCGCATACTATCTCGAACATAACCTTAGAAAGAGCATGGAATTTCTATATGAAGCACTAGATTTAGCCGTCAGCATGGAGAACTATACGGAAAAGGAAATCGAAATCCTAAATAGTATCGGGATTATTTATAGTGAAGAGGGTCGTTATAAAGAAGCATTGGAGATTTTTTCGAGGGCGATCCGTCATATGAACGGCATAACATTCGTACAAGATTACACCATTTACCTACGGTTGTTCTATAATTACGCCAAAGTTCTGACCCAACTCGAAGACTACAAGCTGTCGCTTCAATATTGCGATAAGGGGCTCATGCTGTGCCTGCAGCACGAGTACTTATATTTATTCGGGGAACTCCATTACCAGAAAGCAGAAAATCTGCTATGTTTACGCCACATGGAGCAGGCACTTGACTTCTTTCACAAATCGTTGATGATTTTTGAACTTCAGCAAAATCACACGTTTGTGGAATATGTAAAGAA